In Haemophilus parainfluenzae, the sequence ACACCAAAAGATAATTCATCATCAGGTAGCTCTCCATTTAGCCAAATTGGCTCGAAAATGAAGGATAGCTTTTCATCAAATGGCCCAACATCTTCGTCAACGAACTTTGGTGGTGGCTTACCAATGAATGAGTCTGATTCGGATAACTCGGTGACTCGTGCAACCTTAACTGAAGGCAAGATTATCTTAAATAAAGATACTGCACCGACGCAAATTACAGCGCAGGCTTTGGGTATTAATACAGATATTAATCAAGCTAACGGTGAAGTTGATAAGCCAAAAGATGTTAATCAAATCTTAAGCGAACAACGCCAAATTTCAGCCGCTGCAGGGAATATTAAAAGTGCGGTTAATACTTATGTTGAAAGACAACGTGCCCCACTTTTAAAAGAAGTAGCTCGTTTGGAGGAAGAGAAAAAAGCACTTGAGGCTCGTCAAGATAAGGCGGGTGCTGAAGCTGTTGCAGAACAATTAGCTATTGTTAAAAATGAAGCCGAACAATGGAGTGTAGGTGGTAAACATTACCGTAAGGCGAATGCGATTACTTCTACGATTATTGCTGCATTAAGTGGCCAATCTGCACAAGGTATTGCTGCTACAGCCGCATCACCTTTTGCTAATGCTTTAATTAAAGAGCAGACAATAGATAAAGAAACCGGCAAAGTAAATCTTGTTGCCAATACCGTTGCTCATGCTCTTTGGGGAGCAGTGGAAGCTAATGCTCTTGGTGGTAGTGGTACGTCAGGTGCTTTAGCTGCAGGTGTTGCAGAGCTTTCAGCTCCTGTTGTTGCGGCTATCACTCAAGCTGTAATGGCCGATTCTAAAGATATGCCTAAAACAGCAGAAAAAAACACTATTGATAAGTTAAAAACACTTGTGGATAAAGTTAGAGCGACAGACCCAAGCCAATTATCTGATAAAGATAAAGAAATGGTTGTGGGTATCACAAGCCTTATTGGTCAAACTGTTGCCTATTCATCTGCTTCTGCTAAAGGTGCAGATTCTTACAGTGCCTCTAAAAATGGAAATATTGGAGGTATTATAGCGGAGAATGCAGTAGCAAATAATTGGCTTCTGAAAGAGGAAATTGAAGCCGCAGATAAAGCTTATGATGCTTGTAAGCGTAAGGCAGACCCTGAAGCTTGTAGAGAAAAAATTGTAAGAGAAATGAATAATCTAGATATTAAGCGAGAGAAGGCCAAACTCGCCTTATATAGAGATCTTCAACGAGAGTATTATCAATTATATAAGCAGAATCTTTCTGCATGTGGAGGCGGGGCATCTTGTGTTGAGACTGCTGGGTATGAGGCTCGTAGAAAAATTGAAGAAATTGAAGTTCAACGTGTGAAGAAAATGTTTCCAGATGGGATGATTACAGATAAACGTTCATTACAACGAGTCGCAGATAATTTAGTTACCGGAGGTTATTACCCAGATGGAAAATGGCCAGAAGTTTTAGCTGCTGTCCGAGATTATGGTAAGAAACTTAGTAATCAGGTTAATAATAATGTTGATTCTATCAAGAGAATTTGGAATAAGAATTCGTTAGCTGATATTGGGAAGAAAGGCGTACAAAAAGCTAAAGGAGAGCTCGAAAATCAAATTAAAGCAGTTAAAGATGGTGCTAAATATGTTAAAAACCTAGCAACAGACCCAATGGCTGGTCTTAAGATAGAAGAACAGATAGAAAAATTTACTGTTAAAACGGCTTATGACCAAACTACTGCAGTTTTAGATAGCATTTCAAGTAAAATATCAGGTAAGGTATCAGGTAAGGTATCTGAAAAAGTGAACGCAAATTCTCTTGGAAATGGGAAGAATATTAAAGTAGAATCCCCAAAACCAACAAAAGAGGGGTATGTTAAACAAAATATTAATTTAAATGATCCTAAACAGAGAAGGTCGCTAAATAAGCCTAAACCTAATACAGAATATAATTTAAGTAATGGACATTCATATCGTACGGATCATCTGGGTCGAGTCACTGAGGCGAAGGGGCAGCTTATTTTAGATAAAGCGGAAAGGAACAACTACCAACAAAGAATAGCTGGAGGAGAGTGTCGCCTAGAAACCGACTGTGGTGGACATTTGATCGCTTCGATGTTTAATGGTTTTGGTGGAGCCATAAATTTAACAGCTCAGGATAAAATATTAAATGGTCCGAAGGGAAGATGGTATAAATTAGAGACTCAATGGGCAAATGCAATTAAAAAAGGAGAAAAGGTAGAGGTTCGAATAGTGCCGATTTACCAAAAAGATAGTACAAGGCCTACAACATTCGCTGTTGTGACATCTATTAATGGTAAACAGTCACCAGGAATATATATTAACAATACACCTACAGGATATTAGTTATGCAAAAAGAAGAAATATATCAGAAAATCGGAGAGCTTTTATGGTCAATAATGCCTATAGAAGCGGTAAGAATTGATTTTATTGGCTCTATTTATCCAGAACACTACTCTGGTGGTTCTGCATGGGTATCAGAAGATGGTCAAATCCACTATAATGATCCTAATGAAATTGAATATGAAATAATATTGTTGATGAAAGAGTTGAAAAAAAGTACTTCTCAAGAATGGACTCAGTACACCTTTTCACTATATTCTGACATGAAATTTGATATTAAATTTGCATACATACCAGAAGAGGATAGCTGGGGATCTCTATATATGAGAGGGATTAGCGATCTTACGTGGGAAGAAGCTGATGAACATAATATTTCTAAAGAAATATGGGAAGAGCGAGTAAAGGTAAAGGAAAAAATGCAAAAGCACTAATTTAGCAAATTAGCATATTTTTCGGCATTTTCTTGTTATTATTTTTTGAAATGCGGTTAAAAATCATAATGTTTTTAACCGCACTTTATTTTCAGCTATTTAGCTTAAGTTTTTTGCGATTTTTGTCAAAATATGCTACTTTTTACACAGTCAATCCGACAGTAACACATTTAATTTTATGAACGAAGAACATTCGAGTAATCAAACTGAAACAACTAAAAAATCTTTTTTCCAATCACTTATTGGTCGTTTTTTCCAAGGTGAGTTGAAAAACCGTGAAGAACTCGTCGAAGTGATTCGCGATTCAGAACAAAACGATTTAATCGATCAAAACACTCGTGAGATGATTGAAGGGGTAATGGAAATCGCAGAGCTTCGCGTACGCGATATCATGATTCCTCGCTCGCAAATCGTATTTATTGAATCGAATCAAGATCTTGATGCCTGCTTGAATACCATTATTGAATCAGCCCACTCTCGTTTTCCTGTGATTGCAGATACGGATGACCGCGATAATATTGAAGGTATTTTACACGCAAAAGATTTGCTTAAGTTTTTACGTGAAGATGCGGAAGAGTTCGAACTTTCCAAGTTGTTACGTCCAGTTGTGATTGTGCCGGAAAGTAAACGTGTCGATCGTATGCTAAAAGATTTTCGCTCTGAGCGTTTCCATATGGCGATTGTGGTGGATGAGTTTGGTGCGGTATCAGGTTTGGTGACTATCGAAGATATTCTCGAACAAATTGTCGGTGATATTGAAGACGAATTTGATGAGGAAGATGTCGCAGATATTCGTCAGCTTTCTCGTCACACTTATGCGGTGCGAGCGCTAACGGATATTGATGATTTTAATGCACAATTTAATACGCATTTTGATGATGAAGAAGTGGATACCATTGGTGGTTTAATCATGCAAGCCTTTGGGTATTTGCCTAAACGCGGTGAAGAAATTACCTTAGAAAATATTCAATTTAAAGTGACTTCAGCCGATAGTCGCCGTTTAATTCAGGTACGCGTAACCGTGCCAGATGAGCATTTGTCGGATATGGAAGGTGTAGAAGAACAAGCTGAGTAAGTTACTCAGTTTGACCGTATTCTTAGCCCCCTCTTTGCTAAAGAGGGGGAATGTTTTTTTGTAGTATGGATAAAATGAATAAATTAGTCGTTTATCTTATAGCCTTGATTTCTGGCGTAATTGGCGTATTTGCCTTTTCGCCGTTTGATTATTGGGGATTAGCCTATGTATCCTTAGGCGGATTACTTTTTGTGGCGAAAAATGCCAAAAAATCAACCGCACTTTTGGCCACCTTTTTGTGGTCGATGGGCTTTTTCTGTTTTGGTGTAAGTTGGTTAAATGTCAGCATTCATCAATTTGGTGGCGCTTCCCTTGGTGTGAGTTATCTCTTGGTGGGCTTACTTTCGGCTTACCTTGCACTTTATCCAATGCTTTTCACTTATTTAGTCCAGCGTTTTCAGGTGCAAAGTGCAGTCATTTTTGCCGCGATTTGGACATTGACTGAATTCTTGCGTGGATGGGTGTTTACCGGTTTTCCATGGTTACAATTTGGTTATACCCAAATCGACAGTCCATTTTACGGCATCGCGCCGATTTTTGGTGTCACTGGGATGACATTCTTTACCGTTTGGGCAAGTGCGGTCATTTTTAATCTTGTTTTTTCACTATCGAAAAAACAATGGAATTTAGTCGGCGTGAATGCATTGCTATTATTGGTTGTGGGTGGATTAAGTGCTTATGCAGGTAAGGTGAATTTTGTTCAACCCAAAGAGGGTAAAGGACTAACTGTCACGCTTGCACAAGGTAATATTGAGCAAAATTTAAAATGGGATCCTGAATATCTTTATGCCACGGTAGATATCTATCAAAAACAAATTTTGGCGCATTTAGGCAAGTCTGATTTGATTATTTTACCTGAGTCTGCATTGCCAACTTTGGAAAATGCCATTACGCCATTTTTTGAGGCCTTAGATAAAGTTGCAAAAGAGAAAAACACGGAAGTGATGATTGGTACCGTATATCGTGATGAACAAAGCGGTAAGTTATTAAATTCGATTGTGACGGCAGGGAATCCTGATTTCCCTTATGAATTAACGACAAAAAATCGTTATAGCAAACATCATCTCGTGCCATTTGGTGAGTACGTGCCGTTAGAAAGTTTGTTGCGTCCACTTAATTCCGTATTTAATTTGCCAATGTCAGCGTTCCAAAGTGGCGATGCGGTACAGCCATCTTTTATGGCAAAACAACATGCTTTTGCGCCAGCGATTTGTTATGAAATTATTTTTGGTGAGCAACTTCGTGAAAATCTGAAAAAAGAAACAGATTATTTGCTGACGATTTCTAATGATGCATGGTTTGGTGATAGTATTGGCCCTTGGCAGCATTTACAAATGGCTAGAATGCGCGCGCTCGAATTAGGTAAACCATTAATTCGTGCAACGAATACGGGGATTTCAGTGTTTATTGATGCAAAAGGCAACATTGAAGCGCAAGCGCCTCAATTTGAGGAAACAACGCTGACCCATAAAATGGTGCCAACAGAAGGCAAAACGCCTTATGCAGCATTGGGTAATTTACCTATTTATGTGTTGTCATTGATTTTTGTGTTATTACGTGGCTTCACGACGTTATTAAAACGCCGCTTGAACCTTTCACAAAAATAGCAGTCAAAACGACCGCACTTTTTTAACGTGAGAGAAAATAAATTTCTTCTTATAAAACCAATGAGATTTTAATGAATAAAAATCTAATCGAAGTCAAAAACCTGACCTTCAAACGAGGTGAGCGTGTGATTTACGATAACCTGAATTTGAAAGTCCAACAGGGCAAAATTACGGCCATTATGGGGCCATCAGGGATCGGGAAAACCACGCTACTGAAATTAATTGGCGGTCAGTTGCACCCTGAGCAAGGCGAGATTTTGTTTGATGGACAAGATATTTGTCGTCTTTCAAATCGAGAGCTTTATGAAGTGCGTAAACGCATGGGAATGTTATTCCAATCAGGTGCATTATTTACGGATATTTCAACGTTTGATAACGTGGCATTTCCGATTCGCGAGCATACGCGTTTGCCAGAAAGTCTAATTCGTCAAATTGTGTTGATGAAATTAGAAGCGGTGGGCTTACGCGGTGCGGCAGATTTGATGCCTTCAGAGCTTTCTGGGGGGATGGCGCGTCGTGCTGCATTAGCGCGTGCGATTGCACTTGACCCGGATTTAATCATGTTTGATGAGCCGTTTACGGGGCAAGATCCAATCAGCATGGGCGTAATTGTGAGTTTAATTAAACGCTTAAATGAAGCGCTGAACTTAACGTCTATCGTGGTTTCTCATGATGTAAATGAAATATTAAGTATTGCAGATTATGCCTATATTATTGCGGATAAGCATGTGATCGCTGAAGGAACATCAGAACAACTGCTTGCTAGCCAAGATCCTCAAGTGGTGCAGTTCTTAAAAGGCGAAGCGGATGGACCGGTGAGATTCCATTATCCAGCAAAAGATTATGTGGAGGAATTATTTAAATGATCGTTGATATGATTTCTTCACTTGGACGAAGCGTAATCAAGTTTTTCCGTGCATTAGGCCGATCAGGCTTTATGTTGTTCGGTGCGTTAGTCGGTAAGCCACAAATTCGTCAACATTTTCCTTTATTAGTGAAGCAGTTATACGCATTAGGTGTACAGTCTTTATTAATTATCCTGCTTTCAGGTTTATTTATTGGGATGGTGTTAGGCTTACAAGGCTATGTAGTCTTGGTAGATTTTTCTGCAGAAACCAGCCTTGGACAACTTGTGGCACTGTCTTTATTACGTGAATTAGGCCCAGTAGTGACCGCACTTTTATTTGCGGGTCGTGCAGGTTCAGCGTTAACGGCTGAAATTGGCTTAATGAAAGCCACAGAACAACTTTCCAGCCTTGAAATGATGGCCGTCGATCCACTACGTCGTGTGATTGCGCCGCGTTTTTGGGCGGGCGTGATTGCGATGCCAATTCTTGCGATTCTCTTTACCGCGATTGGTATTTGGGGCGGATCGCTTGTTGGCGTGGATTGGAAAGGTGTGGATGCAGGTAGCTTCTGGTCAGTGATGCAAAATGCAGT encodes:
- the lnt gene encoding apolipoprotein N-acyltransferase translates to MNKLVVYLIALISGVIGVFAFSPFDYWGLAYVSLGGLLFVAKNAKKSTALLATFLWSMGFFCFGVSWLNVSIHQFGGASLGVSYLLVGLLSAYLALYPMLFTYLVQRFQVQSAVIFAAIWTLTEFLRGWVFTGFPWLQFGYTQIDSPFYGIAPIFGVTGMTFFTVWASAVIFNLVFSLSKKQWNLVGVNALLLLVVGGLSAYAGKVNFVQPKEGKGLTVTLAQGNIEQNLKWDPEYLYATVDIYQKQILAHLGKSDLIILPESALPTLENAITPFFEALDKVAKEKNTEVMIGTVYRDEQSGKLLNSIVTAGNPDFPYELTTKNRYSKHHLVPFGEYVPLESLLRPLNSVFNLPMSAFQSGDAVQPSFMAKQHAFAPAICYEIIFGEQLRENLKKETDYLLTISNDAWFGDSIGPWQHLQMARMRALELGKPLIRATNTGISVFIDAKGNIEAQAPQFEETTLTHKMVPTEGKTPYAALGNLPIYVLSLIFVLLRGFTTLLKRRLNLSQK
- the corC gene encoding CNNM family magnesium/cobalt transport protein CorC (CorC(YbeX) belongs to the Cyclin M Mg2+ Exporter (CNNM) family, and was characterized as belonging to a set of three proteins, at least one of which must be present for CorA to function.), producing the protein MNEEHSSNQTETTKKSFFQSLIGRFFQGELKNREELVEVIRDSEQNDLIDQNTREMIEGVMEIAELRVRDIMIPRSQIVFIESNQDLDACLNTIIESAHSRFPVIADTDDRDNIEGILHAKDLLKFLREDAEEFELSKLLRPVVIVPESKRVDRMLKDFRSERFHMAIVVDEFGAVSGLVTIEDILEQIVGDIEDEFDEEDVADIRQLSRHTYAVRALTDIDDFNAQFNTHFDDEEVDTIGGLIMQAFGYLPKRGEEITLENIQFKVTSADSRRLIQVRVTVPDEHLSDMEGVEEQAE
- the mlaE gene encoding lipid asymmetry maintenance ABC transporter permease subunit MlaE — protein: MIVDMISSLGRSVIKFFRALGRSGFMLFGALVGKPQIRQHFPLLVKQLYALGVQSLLIILLSGLFIGMVLGLQGYVVLVDFSAETSLGQLVALSLLRELGPVVTALLFAGRAGSALTAEIGLMKATEQLSSLEMMAVDPLRRVIAPRFWAGVIAMPILAILFTAIGIWGGSLVGVDWKGVDAGSFWSVMQNAVSWSYDILNGFIKSVFFAIAVVWIALFNGYDCIPTSEGISQATTRTVVHASLVVLGLDFILTAIMFGAG
- the mlaF gene encoding phospholipid ABC transporter ATP-binding protein MlaF — its product is MNKNLIEVKNLTFKRGERVIYDNLNLKVQQGKITAIMGPSGIGKTTLLKLIGGQLHPEQGEILFDGQDICRLSNRELYEVRKRMGMLFQSGALFTDISTFDNVAFPIREHTRLPESLIRQIVLMKLEAVGLRGAADLMPSELSGGMARRAALARAIALDPDLIMFDEPFTGQDPISMGVIVSLIKRLNEALNLTSIVVSHDVNEILSIADYAYIIADKHVIAEGTSEQLLASQDPQVVQFLKGEADGPVRFHYPAKDYVEELFK